In Desulfurobacterium indicum, the following are encoded in one genomic region:
- the yihA gene encoding ribosome biogenesis GTP-binding protein YihA/YsxC: MITVKKAQLYKTVFKPEDLPDTPYNEVAFVGRSNVGKSSLLNTVVKNYRLAKVSSLPGKTRSVNFYFINDKFFVVDLPGYGFAKLSKAEQQRWKKLIESYLIDRDKLKGVFLLIDAKVGPTEKDIIMREWLDYYGIPYCVVATKVDKLRKQSEKATLKKMIRRKLGIDEDIQIIPFSAKTREGRIEILKQIEQFLEQ; the protein is encoded by the coding sequence ATGATAACGGTAAAAAAGGCGCAGCTTTACAAAACGGTTTTCAAGCCAGAGGACTTGCCAGATACGCCTTATAACGAGGTTGCCTTCGTTGGTCGTTCTAACGTGGGCAAATCTTCCCTTCTTAACACTGTTGTCAAAAATTATCGACTTGCGAAGGTGAGTTCGTTACCTGGGAAAACACGTTCCGTAAACTTTTACTTTATTAACGATAAATTTTTTGTAGTTGATCTTCCCGGTTATGGTTTTGCCAAACTTTCAAAGGCTGAGCAGCAGCGCTGGAAAAAGCTTATAGAGTCTTATTTAATCGATAGAGATAAATTAAAGGGTGTGTTTTTACTTATTGATGCAAAAGTAGGTCCTACTGAAAAAGATATTATAATGAGAGAATGGCTTGATTATTACGGGATTCCTTACTGTGTTGTGGCTACCAAAGTGGATAAGCTGAGAAAACAGTCTGAGAAAGCAACGCTTAAAAAAATGATAAGGCGGAAACTTGGAATAGATGAAGATATTCAAATAATTCCTTTTTCTGCAAAGACACGGGAAGGCAGGATTGAGATCCTGAAACAGATTGAACAGTTTTTGGAGCAGTAA
- a CDS encoding TlpA family protein disulfide reductase, protein MKRKIAISLFLAAAFIGGCGQNKTVSQKKPAVQKDSQESKKPKCAVGYNFELTTVNGKKIKLSDFKGKVVVLQFFGTFCPTCRREIPVLNKLYEEYGGKVVVIGMNTDYEGNPPPALKQFVKEEGIKYPVVVTDQKTWMNYPGYFTGSDIIPQTFFIDKNGDVCYYGVGFAPGDEARYKAAIDKLLHG, encoded by the coding sequence ATGAAAAGGAAAATAGCCATAAGCCTTTTTCTGGCTGCTGCATTCATAGGCGGATGCGGGCAGAATAAGACTGTTTCTCAGAAAAAGCCTGCCGTTCAAAAAGATTCGCAGGAATCTAAGAAGCCAAAGTGTGCGGTGGGTTATAACTTTGAGCTAACCACTGTAAACGGTAAAAAGATAAAACTTTCTGACTTTAAAGGGAAAGTGGTGGTTCTTCAGTTTTTCGGAACGTTCTGTCCTACGTGCAGGAGGGAGATCCCTGTCCTTAATAAACTTTATGAAGAGTATGGCGGTAAGGTTGTGGTGATCGGAATGAATACTGATTACGAAGGTAATCCTCCGCCGGCCTTGAAGCAGTTTGTTAAAGAAGAAGGTATTAAATATCCTGTGGTTGTTACTGATCAAAAAACATGGATGAACTATCCTGGATATTTTACTGGAAGTGATATAATTCCCCAGACGTTTTTTATAGATAAAAATGGGGATGTTTGCTACTATGGCGTCGGTTTTGCTCCTGGAGATGAAGCAAGATACAAGGCTGCCATAGATAAGCTACTGCACGGATGA